The Helicobacteraceae bacterium genome has a window encoding:
- a CDS encoding (2Fe-2S)-binding protein: protein MVNLTIDNRQVCAREGDTILRAARSVGAYIPTLCFLSKISAAGSCRLCVVEIEGANGAVASCQTPVKEGIRVTTNSAALFETRKRIMQMICVNHPLQCGVCDKSGDCELQDKALEFGLSEQIFSAKELPRAIEDWGILTYDPSLCVMCERCVRTCNEIAGDTALSIEAGGYKSKIVFDGDRCSNCGECAAVCPVGAIVTKDFKYRANAWELSKTPSTCLYCSLGCDATIETRRGEVKRVSADAENGFLCALGRFGFKRNVASGGFDKSAENVRINGDETNEEIYLLNDMGYKLVNNAIADFQRFLTTYAKASGETLWNAKVGDIAASDTILLFAPAVSSESAFIKSALIKAGLIGGADIFAFAPFEDETISKAARFIRYETGAEEGVFAMLLKALVKEPSGELKRWLDDLDDGALSAETNVGEEELEAINIGKKTLIVLGGEIYSCRRAENIAAIAGALRSNGFDILMIPPTPNALGIALTCDIHNGESENVFPIAPNEAKEGTIVTIDRVIKPLNAAIGYDGVSAGALAKERGLKIKWTIDASGWLPFNDTAFDDLTPYEIDNPKTEISVFAPEGIEPFEEYNGSVARYDAVYKPFKERGELIGSKQFAEANGLKNGDNVKIETKLGAVARKFIVSPKMKGVIAKLEVFDLPTIQANVQYRYEVINPRKGELNGRD, encoded by the coding sequence ATGGTTAATTTAACGATAGACAATCGCCAAGTTTGCGCGCGCGAGGGCGATACGATCCTGCGGGCGGCAAGAAGCGTCGGCGCGTATATCCCTACGCTCTGTTTTTTAAGCAAGATTTCGGCGGCGGGTTCGTGCAGATTGTGCGTCGTGGAGATCGAGGGCGCAAACGGCGCGGTCGCCTCCTGTCAAACGCCGGTTAAAGAGGGCATAAGGGTAACGACAAACAGCGCCGCGCTCTTTGAGACGCGCAAACGGATTATGCAGATGATATGCGTAAATCACCCGCTTCAGTGCGGCGTATGCGACAAATCGGGCGATTGCGAGTTGCAGGATAAGGCGCTGGAGTTTGGTTTGAGCGAGCAGATATTTAGCGCCAAAGAGCTCCCGCGCGCAATCGAGGATTGGGGTATATTAACCTACGATCCTTCGCTGTGCGTGATGTGCGAGCGGTGCGTCAGGACGTGCAACGAGATCGCGGGAGATACGGCGCTGTCTATCGAGGCTGGCGGCTATAAATCCAAAATCGTATTTGACGGCGATCGCTGTTCAAACTGCGGCGAGTGCGCGGCGGTCTGTCCCGTAGGCGCGATCGTTACGAAGGATTTCAAATACCGCGCCAACGCGTGGGAGCTAAGCAAAACCCCTTCGACGTGCCTATACTGCTCCCTCGGTTGCGACGCGACGATTGAAACTAGGCGAGGCGAGGTTAAGCGCGTGAGCGCCGACGCGGAAAACGGCTTCTTATGCGCCTTAGGACGCTTTGGCTTTAAGCGAAACGTCGCAAGCGGCGGGTTCGACAAGAGCGCCGAAAACGTTCGGATAAACGGCGACGAGACCAACGAAGAGATATATCTGCTTAACGATATGGGCTATAAACTCGTCAATAACGCGATCGCGGATTTTCAGCGGTTTTTAACGACATACGCCAAAGCGAGCGGCGAGACGCTTTGGAACGCCAAAGTCGGCGATATAGCCGCGAGCGATACGATCTTGCTTTTTGCTCCCGCCGTAAGTTCGGAATCCGCCTTTATCAAATCCGCGCTTATCAAGGCGGGGTTGATCGGCGGCGCGGATATTTTCGCCTTCGCGCCGTTCGAGGACGAGACGATCTCCAAAGCGGCGCGTTTTATCCGCTACGAGACGGGCGCGGAGGAGGGGGTTTTCGCTATGCTGTTAAAAGCTCTCGTTAAGGAGCCAAGCGGCGAATTGAAACGATGGTTAGACGACCTCGACGACGGCGCGTTAAGCGCCGAAACAAACGTCGGCGAGGAGGAGCTAGAGGCGATTAACATAGGCAAAAAGACGCTTATCGTTCTTGGCGGCGAGATATACTCCTGCCGCAGAGCCGAAAATATCGCCGCAATCGCGGGAGCGTTAAGATCGAACGGGTTTGATATTCTGATGATCCCGCCTACGCCAAACGCGCTCGGAATCGCTTTAACCTGCGATATTCATAACGGCGAAAGCGAAAACGTCTTTCCGATCGCGCCCAACGAGGCGAAAGAGGGGACGATCGTTACGATCGACCGCGTAATAAAACCGTTGAACGCCGCTATCGGATACGACGGCGTTAGCGCGGGCGCCCTTGCCAAAGAGCGCGGGCTTAAAATTAAATGGACAATCGACGCTTCAGGTTGGTTGCCGTTTAACGATACGGCATTTGACGATCTGACGCCCTACGAGATAGACAATCCAAAGACCGAAATATCGGTTTTCGCGCCCGAAGGTATCGAGCCGTTCGAGGAGTATAACGGCTCCGTGGCGCGATACGACGCGGTTTATAAGCCGTTTAAGGAGCGAGGCGAGTTGATAGGCTCTAAGCAGTTCGCGGAGGCAAACGGCTTAAAAAATGGCGATAATGTTAAAATCGAAACGAAGTTAGGCGCCGTTGCGAGGAAGTTTATAGTTTCGCCCAAGATGAAGGGCGTAATAGCAAAGCTGGAGGTCTTTGATTTGCCGACAATTCAAGCGAACGTGCAATACCGTTACGAGGTTATCAATCCGCGAAAGGGCGAGTTAAATGGGCGAGATTAG
- a CDS encoding FAD-dependent oxidoreductase yields the protein MVKPWFSSWRGAIIDNRGKPSDEYVSSALKLPDVFDGNRAVRAFIGWDGVAIFDKGVDVARLACEYALQYQNYAQACGRCMPGRAGGRILYDLLDKIARGEGENEDIERLRTACLVMQSSSKCEIGRTTPKAILQLIEYFPQAFNERVVLREKSAEYDSALPIVAKVTAPCSDACPDRVDIPAYIEALKDRRPLKSLEETRKAMPLAHVCARVCPHPCEDSCRRSHFDESVSIMELKRIGADYEDKRALSDRVAIKRAPIGKKVAIVGAGPAGLTAGYYLGLNGVECDIFEALPVAGGEVMTGVPEYRMPSAKYLSDIRFATSCGAKIHLNSPIDVEKLIELEKNYDAILLSFGARVSKKLRCENENESVKGYWGAISFLDRINLWEKFRIGSPVDLTGKTVVCAGGGFTSMDVVRCAVRAGAKRVIMLYRRSERVIIRNTSEEEYKEALEEGVEFIFRAAIARIIDENGAIKKVACNRYEAIEGGAGGSRQQLVKLEGQDFELECDYVIPAVSQDPDLSLLPKEWNIDLTSWGTIKTDGKTFATNRRGVFSAGDCEYGPMTIVNAVGQARRAANVMLNYLKTGEIRRSDDETMEDLLRGFRVFNKEEKPTGYLGGFARQTARKLETQVRKRNHDEVNFGLTNDAAFKEADRCMRCYYIALAALNG from the coding sequence ATGGTTAAGCCGTGGTTTAGCTCTTGGCGCGGCGCGATAATCGACAATCGCGGCAAGCCAAGCGACGAGTATGTTTCAAGCGCGTTAAAATTACCGGACGTTTTCGACGGCAATCGCGCCGTGCGCGCCTTTATCGGTTGGGACGGCGTGGCGATCTTCGACAAGGGCGTGGACGTGGCGCGTCTTGCTTGCGAATACGCTCTGCAGTATCAGAACTACGCTCAGGCGTGCGGGCGGTGCATGCCCGGACGAGCTGGCGGGCGGATACTCTACGATCTGCTAGATAAGATCGCAAGAGGCGAGGGCGAAAACGAGGATATTGAGCGGCTTAGAACCGCCTGCTTAGTTATGCAATCTAGCTCTAAATGCGAGATAGGGCGCACCACGCCAAAGGCGATCTTGCAATTGATCGAGTATTTTCCGCAAGCGTTTAACGAGCGCGTTGTTTTGCGCGAAAAAAGCGCGGAGTATGATAGCGCCCTGCCTATCGTAGCCAAAGTTACCGCGCCCTGTTCGGACGCCTGTCCCGATCGGGTGGATATTCCAGCCTATATCGAGGCGCTTAAAGATCGCCGTCCGCTAAAGAGCTTAGAGGAGACCCGCAAGGCGATGCCGCTTGCGCATGTATGCGCTCGCGTCTGTCCGCACCCGTGCGAGGATAGTTGCCGCCGAAGCCATTTTGACGAGTCCGTAAGCATTATGGAGCTAAAACGAATCGGCGCGGATTACGAGGATAAGCGCGCTCTATCCGATCGCGTAGCGATAAAACGAGCGCCGATCGGCAAAAAGGTAGCGATCGTGGGAGCCGGTCCCGCGGGGCTTACCGCCGGTTACTATCTTGGATTAAACGGCGTGGAATGCGATATTTTTGAAGCGTTGCCCGTAGCTGGAGGCGAGGTGATGACGGGCGTGCCGGAGTATCGAATGCCAAGCGCCAAATATCTAAGCGATATTCGCTTTGCGACCTCCTGCGGCGCCAAGATACATCTTAACTCTCCGATCGACGTTGAAAAACTGATTGAGTTAGAAAAAAACTACGACGCTATTTTGCTTAGCTTTGGCGCTAGAGTTTCTAAAAAGTTGCGTTGCGAAAACGAAAACGAATCCGTAAAGGGCTATTGGGGCGCGATTAGCTTTCTCGATCGGATAAATCTATGGGAGAAATTCAGAATCGGATCGCCCGTCGATTTAACGGGAAAGACGGTCGTATGCGCGGGCGGCGGCTTTACCTCGATGGACGTGGTGCGTTGCGCCGTGCGCGCGGGCGCGAAGCGCGTTATCATGCTCTATCGCCGAAGCGAGCGAGTGATTATTAGGAACACGAGCGAAGAGGAGTATAAAGAGGCGCTAGAGGAGGGCGTGGAGTTTATTTTTCGCGCCGCGATCGCTAGGATTATCGATGAAAACGGCGCGATCAAAAAGGTTGCGTGCAACCGTTACGAGGCGATTGAAGGCGGCGCGGGCGGCTCACGCCAGCAGTTAGTTAAGCTAGAGGGTCAAGATTTCGAGCTTGAGTGCGACTATGTGATCCCAGCGGTTAGTCAAGACCCTGATCTAAGCCTTCTGCCCAAAGAGTGGAATATCGATCTGACAAGCTGGGGGACGATTAAAACGGACGGCAAAACCTTCGCCACAAACCGACGCGGCGTGTTTTCGGCGGGCGATTGCGAATACGGACCTATGACGATTGTAAATGCCGTAGGGCAGGCGCGCCGCGCGGCGAACGTAATGCTAAACTACCTAAAGACGGGCGAAATCAGGCGAAGCGACGACGAGACGATGGAGGATCTGTTGCGCGGCTTTCGCGTGTTTAACAAAGAGGAGAAGCCTACGGGCTATCTTGGCGGTTTTGCGCGGCAGACCGCGCGAAAACTTGAGACGCAAGTTAGAAAGAGAAACCACGACGAGGTTAATTTCGGTTTAACGAACGACGCGGCGTTTAAGGAAGCCGATCGGTGTATGCGCTGTTACTATATCGCTTTGGCGGCGTTGAATGGTTAA
- a CDS encoding NADH-ubiquinone oxidoreductase subunit E family protein — MKRFDLRELKQEAIGRMKTIIADELAQNEAALFIFEAKDFSIVQSSADAVKELNCELLNSLKYNEVDWTVSIRKRNA; from the coding sequence ATGAAACGATTTGATTTACGCGAATTAAAACAAGAGGCAATCGGTAGAATGAAAACAATTATCGCGGACGAGTTAGCCCAAAACGAGGCGGCGCTTTTTATTTTCGAGGCGAAAGATTTTTCTATTGTTCAGAGTAGCGCCGACGCGGTTAAAGAGCTAAATTGCGAATTGCTTAACTCGCTTAAATATAACGAGGTCGATTGGACGGTCTCTATTAGAAAAAGAAACGCTTGA
- the nuoD gene encoding NADH dehydrogenase (quinone) subunit D — MTTQLPNRLQPFYENIAFERDDNTMILNFGPQHPSAHGQMNLILELDGELITKSRPNIGFLHRGVEKMAENMIYNEFLPTTDRIDYINSTSNNYGFALAVETLLGIEAPRRAQAIRLALLELSRICSHLLFLSTHALDVGAMSMMLYPFREREYALDLFEEYCGARLTHNSIRIGGVPLDFTPEWIKQCEAFLDHMPKQIEIYDALLKENRIWRMRLENIGVISRELAMSWGLSGVMLRGSGVAWDIRKERPYELYKEVDFEVPITDVGDCYGRYRLYIEEMWQSIKLIRQALKIYEDSPPELMANAPEYISAPKEQLMTQNYSLMQHFALITQGMRPPKGEVYVATESPKGELGFYIVSDGEPYPRRVKVRGPSFFHCGLLEDLLIGHQVADAVTIIGNANVIFGEIDR, encoded by the coding sequence ATGACGACGCAACTACCCAATCGCCTACAGCCTTTTTATGAAAATATCGCCTTTGAGCGCGACGACAATACGATGATCCTAAACTTTGGTCCGCAACACCCTTCGGCGCACGGTCAGATGAATCTAATCCTAGAGCTTGACGGCGAGCTGATAACAAAATCGCGCCCAAATATAGGCTTTCTGCACCGCGGCGTGGAGAAGATGGCGGAAAATATGATCTATAACGAGTTTCTGCCTACCACCGATCGCATCGATTATATTAACTCCACGTCCAATAACTACGGTTTCGCGCTCGCCGTAGAAACATTGCTCGGCATAGAGGCGCCGCGCCGCGCTCAAGCGATCAGATTGGCGCTTCTCGAACTTAGCAGAATCTGTAGCCATCTGCTGTTTCTCTCCACGCACGCGCTGGACGTGGGCGCGATGAGCATGATGCTCTATCCGTTTCGCGAACGCGAATACGCGCTCGATCTATTCGAGGAGTATTGCGGCGCGCGGCTTACGCACAACTCTATAAGAATCGGCGGCGTTCCGCTGGATTTCACGCCCGAATGGATCAAGCAGTGCGAGGCGTTTTTGGATCATATGCCCAAACAGATCGAAATCTACGACGCGCTATTAAAAGAGAACAGAATATGGCGCATGCGGTTAGAGAACATTGGCGTGATAAGCAGAGAGCTGGCTATGAGCTGGGGGCTTAGCGGCGTTATGCTGCGCGGTAGCGGCGTGGCGTGGGATATTCGCAAGGAGCGCCCCTACGAGCTATATAAAGAGGTAGATTTCGAGGTTCCTATAACCGACGTAGGCGACTGCTACGGACGCTACCGTCTCTATATCGAGGAGATGTGGCAATCCATTAAACTGATCCGTCAGGCGTTGAAAATATACGAGGACTCGCCGCCGGAACTAATGGCAAACGCGCCCGAATATATAAGCGCGCCCAAAGAACAGCTTATGACGCAAAACTACTCGCTTATGCAACACTTCGCGCTGATTACGCAGGGCATGCGTCCGCCAAAGGGCGAGGTTTATGTCGCCACCGAATCGCCAAAGGGCGAGCTTGGCTTTTATATCGTGAGCGACGGCGAGCCGTATCCGCGCCGCGTTAAGGTTAGAGGACCTAGTTTTTTTCACTGCGGGCTGTTAGAGGACCTGTTGATTGGACACCAAGTCGCCGACGCGGTAACTATTATCGGCAACGCCAACGTTATTTTCGGCGAAATAGATAGATAG
- a CDS encoding NADH-quinone oxidoreductase subunit C: MFRPYTPKGDVQKKPYHTDRFYVPKEIAQEPITDEIVKDDLEKLERAIGDTKSFFMRNEAIVYVPAPKNKEALALLRSLGYEQLMELSAIDYLATRGELEVFYELLSAVKNRRLRLKVVIKEKEAIESVADMWRSANWSERECYDMFGVIFNNHPRLSRILMPDDWNGHPLLRSYPLQGDEFARWYEVDKIYGKEFREKIGEENRDPARVDRNDTRNFARLGYEVGVGEAPKDEITPIKYVEKRSIVLYDDFDPQKQKVLDKRK; the protein is encoded by the coding sequence ATGTTTAGACCATATACGCCAAAGGGCGACGTTCAGAAAAAGCCCTACCATACCGATCGATTCTACGTTCCTAAAGAGATAGCCCAAGAGCCGATAACCGACGAGATCGTCAAGGACGATCTAGAAAAGCTAGAGCGCGCGATCGGCGATACTAAAAGTTTTTTTATGCGCAACGAGGCGATAGTTTATGTTCCCGCGCCTAAAAACAAAGAGGCTCTGGCTTTGCTGCGATCGCTCGGTTACGAGCAGTTGATGGAGCTAAGCGCGATAGACTATCTAGCGACGCGCGGCGAGCTAGAAGTGTTTTACGAGCTGTTAAGCGCGGTAAAAAACCGCCGTTTGCGGCTCAAGGTCGTTATTAAGGAAAAAGAGGCGATCGAGAGCGTCGCGGACATGTGGCGATCGGCTAACTGGTCGGAACGCGAGTGCTACGATATGTTTGGCGTTATATTCAACAACCACCCGCGTTTAAGCCGTATTCTTATGCCCGACGATTGGAACGGACACCCGCTTTTGCGCTCCTATCCGCTTCAAGGCGACGAGTTTGCGCGGTGGTACGAGGTCGATAAGATATACGGCAAGGAGTTTAGAGAGAAGATCGGCGAGGAAAACCGCGATCCCGCGAGAGTCGATCGGAACGATACGCGCAACTTCGCGCGGCTTGGCTACGAGGTTGGAGTAGGCGAAGCGCCCAAAGACGAGATTACGCCGATCAAATATGTGGAAAAACGCTCGATTGTTTTATACGACGACTTCGATCCGCAAAAGCAAAAAGTGTTAGATAAGAGGAAATAA
- a CDS encoding NADH-quinone oxidoreductase subunit B codes for MAKHQIDYLSSGGLPIALTTVDKLVNWGRSNSLWFLTYGLACCAIEMMASGGGRFDFDRLGTIFRASPRQAEVMCIAGTVSKKHAPFVRRLYDQMAEPKWVISMGSCANTGGLFNTYATVQGVDRIIPVDIYLPGCAPRPDTLIYAAMMLQRKIRSEPMNRKISAKRFV; via the coding sequence TTGGCAAAGCATCAAATAGATTATCTGTCGAGCGGAGGATTGCCGATCGCGCTGACGACGGTGGATAAGCTGGTAAATTGGGGGCGGAGCAATTCGCTGTGGTTTTTGACCTACGGCTTGGCTTGTTGCGCGATCGAGATGATGGCTTCGGGCGGCGGTCGTTTTGATTTCGACAGGCTTGGCACGATCTTTCGCGCCTCGCCGCGCCAAGCGGAAGTGATGTGTATCGCCGGCACGGTGAGCAAAAAGCACGCGCCGTTTGTGCGCCGATTATACGATCAGATGGCGGAGCCAAAATGGGTGATCTCGATGGGCAGTTGCGCCAATACGGGCGGCTTGTTCAACACCTACGCTACGGTGCAGGGGGTGGATCGCATTATCCCCGTGGATATTTATCTCCCCGGTTGCGCCCCGCGCCCCGATACGCTTATCTATGCGGCGATGATGCTTCAGCGCAAGATCAGAAGCGAGCCGATGAACCGCAAAATTAGCGCCAAAAGGTTTGTGTGA
- a CDS encoding NAD(P)H-quinone oxidoreductase subunit 3, with translation MESYFGVFFLFILTFGAFSATVALSAWLFNARSARDDLKLKLSPFECGPETSLQPNRISARFFLFALLFILFDVEIIFMAPWAAAYKSLIASGNGALAFGGMLIFLGILAVGFLYEWKKGALNWQSIK, from the coding sequence TTGGAATCGTATTTCGGAGTTTTTTTTCTATTTATCCTTACGTTTGGAGCGTTTTCGGCGACGGTTGCGCTTTCGGCTTGGCTGTTTAACGCCAGATCGGCAAGAGACGATCTGAAACTGAAGCTCTCCCCGTTCGAGTGCGGACCTGAAACCTCGCTTCAGCCCAACCGAATAAGCGCGCGGTTTTTTCTCTTTGCGCTGCTGTTTATTCTGTTTGACGTGGAGATTATATTTATGGCGCCGTGGGCTGCGGCTTACAAGAGCCTAATAGCGAGCGGCAACGGCGCGCTGGCTTTCGGCGGCATGCTGATATTTTTGGGGATTTTGGCGGTAGGGTTTCTTTACGAGTGGAAGAAAGGAGCGCTAAATTGGCAAAGCATCAAATAG
- the hsrA gene encoding homeostatic response regulator transcription factor HsrA: MKRLLILSSSEVRRRILAENLNALRYATTTAQTIEEGEEALNAEQIDVVVSDWRIAEPVIDSFALSLKKNAKQVSLVVVSDNPSKDELIDALNRGADDYCETPFWGDNLDQSLFDLLEARIEARLRFGGTNVIDAGELIIDPDEEKIYYRQREIELKGKPFEVLTHLARNRDQIISKEQLLDAIWEEPELVTPNVIEVAINQIRQKMDKPLGINTIETVRRRGYRFCFPNCSGQTITDK; encoded by the coding sequence ATGAAACGTCTTCTTATACTATCCTCCTCGGAGGTTCGTCGCCGCATTCTTGCCGAAAATCTAAACGCTCTACGCTACGCTACTACAACGGCGCAAACGATTGAAGAGGGAGAAGAAGCGCTCAACGCCGAACAGATTGACGTTGTCGTATCCGACTGGCGCATAGCGGAACCCGTAATCGATTCATTCGCGCTGTCGCTCAAGAAAAACGCCAAGCAGGTCTCTTTGGTAGTCGTCTCCGATAACCCAAGCAAGGACGAGTTGATAGACGCGCTAAACAGAGGCGCTGACGACTACTGCGAAACGCCGTTTTGGGGCGACAATCTCGATCAATCGCTATTTGATCTGTTGGAGGCTAGGATTGAAGCCAGACTGCGCTTTGGCGGTACGAACGTGATCGACGCGGGAGAGCTTATTATCGATCCCGACGAAGAGAAAATCTACTATCGGCAACGCGAGATCGAACTCAAAGGCAAACCTTTCGAGGTCTTAACCCATCTAGCTAGAAACCGCGATCAGATTATCAGCAAAGAGCAGTTGCTAGACGCGATATGGGAGGAACCGGAACTCGTCACGCCAAACGTGATCGAGGTGGCGATCAACCAAATTCGCCAAAAAATGGACAAGCCGCTCGGCATTAACACGATTGAAACGGTCAGACGGCGCGGCTATCGCTTCTGTTTCCCCAACTGTTCGGGGCAGACCATTACCGACAAATAA
- a CDS encoding tetratricopeptide repeat protein has translation MKTITKALLGLLLTTGFVFAAGDAFYRGLTAVEQGNYQEALRQFSIAIKENPNDAEAYYNRGFAYDNLHEYAKAIADYSQAIKISPDYVNAYYNRGVVYDKLRDYAKAIADYSQAIKLNSNHVKAYNNRGNAYSNQGEYAEAIADFNQAIKINSNYADAYNNRGSVYSKLGDYSKAIADYNQAIRIDSNYAKAYYNRANAYIYQSEYAKAIADYNQAIKINPNYANAYNNRGSAYGALGEYAEAIADFNQAIKNNLNDADAYNNRAFAYKLLNNLKHATKDARKACELGNCATLQYLEQENLIRD, from the coding sequence ATGAAAACGATAACAAAAGCTCTGCTAGGTTTATTGCTAACGACAGGCTTTGTATTTGCGGCAGGCGACGCTTTTTATCGCGGTTTAACCGCGGTTGAACAAGGAAATTACCAAGAAGCGCTTCGGCAGTTCTCGATCGCTATCAAAGAAAATCCAAACGATGCGGAGGCTTACTACAATCGCGGATTTGCTTATGATAATCTACATGAATACGCTAAAGCGATCGCCGATTACAGCCAAGCGATCAAAATTAGCCCGGACTACGTTAACGCTTACTACAATCGCGGAGTTGTTTATGATAAATTGCGCGACTATGCCAAAGCGATCGCCGATTACAGCCAAGCGATCAAACTCAATTCAAATCATGTCAAAGCCTATAATAATCGCGGAAACGCTTATAGTAATCAAGGCGAATATGCCGAAGCGATAGCGGATTTTAACCAAGCGATCAAGATCAATTCAAATTATGCCGACGCTTACAATAATCGAGGAAGCGTTTATAGCAAATTAGGCGATTATTCAAAAGCGATCGCCGATTACAACCAAGCGATCAGAATCGACTCAAACTACGCGAAAGCCTATTATAATCGCGCAAACGCTTATATTTATCAAAGCGAATACGCTAAAGCGATCGCCGATTACAACCAAGCGATCAAAATAAATCCAAACTATGCCAACGCTTACAATAACCGCGGAAGCGCCTATGGCGCTCTAGGCGAATATGCCGAAGCGATAGCGGATTTTAACCAAGCGATCAAGAACAACCTAAACGACGCAGACGCTTACAATAATCGCGCTTTTGCTTATAAATTATTAAATAACCTTAAACATGCGACTAAAGACGCTAGAAAGGCGTGCGAGCTAGGTAATTGCGCCACATTACAATATTTAGAACAAGAAAACCTGATACGCGACTAA
- a CDS encoding diacylglycerol kinase encodes MKREKRRGFSLWRNTINSVEGLIEVAKNEKPMKAEILLLIAGSAILIFWDIAFIYRAVLFISLLLPIFAELINSAIERVVDLVTSEYHELAKAAKDAGSAIVLVALTITGLIWATAIWRLCFTD; translated from the coding sequence ATGAAGCGAGAAAAGAGGCGCGGTTTTAGCCTGTGGCGCAATACGATAAACTCCGTCGAGGGGCTGATCGAAGTCGCCAAAAACGAAAAGCCGATGAAGGCGGAGATTTTATTGCTGATCGCGGGAAGCGCGATCCTGATATTCTGGGATATAGCGTTTATTTATCGCGCCGTTTTGTTTATATCGCTTCTGTTGCCGATCTTTGCCGAGTTGATCAACAGCGCGATCGAGCGAGTAGTCGATCTGGTTACAAGCGAATATCACGAACTCGCCAAAGCCGCCAAAGACGCGGGTAGCGCCATTGTTTTAGTCGCGCTAACTATTACGGGTTTAATCTGGGCGACCGCGATCTGGCGGCTCTGTTTTACGGATTAA
- a CDS encoding cytochrome c biogenesis protein CcdA: protein MLEEELYSLFSSAPFIISFAAGILSFLAPCVLAIVPSYISYISGLSLKQIQHFETLNFVEHIRLVATAFLFVLGFSCVFIAIGVFGDLALGNLIANPWARVIGGAIIVAFGLHFAHIINIPLFNVHKQANFTAKIAFLSPFILGVSFALGWTPCAGPILGAIITMSFQEGSRGAATALMSLFSLGLGLPFLLIAFFASWAFSALDKIKPYYRRIEIAGSIVLGAIGLSYIYDGIKLLAL from the coding sequence ATGTTGGAAGAGGAGCTATATTCGCTGTTCTCCTCCGCGCCGTTTATTATAAGTTTCGCGGCGGGGATTTTGAGTTTTTTAGCTCCCTGCGTTTTGGCGATCGTCCCCTCGTATATATCCTATATTTCGGGACTTTCGCTAAAACAGATTCAACATTTTGAGACGCTGAACTTCGTCGAGCATATACGTCTTGTAGCGACGGCGTTTTTATTTGTGCTGGGCTTTTCGTGCGTCTTTATCGCCATCGGCGTTTTTGGCGATCTGGCGCTTGGAAACCTGATCGCAAACCCGTGGGCGCGCGTGATTGGCGGCGCTATTATCGTCGCGTTTGGGCTGCATTTTGCGCATATTATCAATATCCCGTTGTTTAACGTCCATAAACAGGCTAATTTCACCGCTAAAATCGCCTTTTTATCGCCGTTTATTCTTGGCGTAAGTTTCGCGCTGGGTTGGACTCCGTGCGCGGGACCTATTCTTGGCGCGATTATCACGATGAGCTTTCAGGAGGGATCGCGCGGCGCGGCTACGGCGCTGATGAGCCTTTTCTCTCTTGGGCTTGGTTTGCCGTTTTTATTGATCGCCTTTTTTGCCTCGTGGGCGTTCTCGGCGCTGGACAAGATCAAACCCTACTACCGGCGGATAGAGATTGCGGGGTCGATTGTGCTGGGCGCGATCGGGCTAAGCTATATCTACGACGGAATCAAATTATTGGCGCTATGA